The DNA sequence ATAGCGGGTTAATCCTGACGGCGGTCGCCGGTATTTTTCTCCTGCTGTTTCTAGTGATGAAGGTCAAGTTGCACGCCTTCGTCGCCTTGCTGCTGGCCAGCTTGCTGGTGGGCGTCACCGCCGGCATGCCACTGACCGGGGTCATCGAATCCATTCAAAAGGGCATGGGCGGCACGCTGGGTTTCGTCGCCGTCGTGGTCGGGCTGGGCGCGATGTTCGGCCAAATGCTGGAGGTGTCCGGTGGCGCCGAGCGGCTGGCGCAAACCCTGCTGCAACGCTTTGGCGAGGACAAGGCGCAATGGTCGCTGGGTCTGACCGGCTTTTTGGTCGCCATCCCGGTCTTTTTCGACGTCGGCTTCATCATTCTGGTGCCGCTGGTCTACGGGCTGGCGCGGAAAACCGGGCGCTCGCTGCTCTACTACGGTATCCCGCTGCTGGCCGGGTTGGCGGTGACTCACAGTTTCGTGCCGCCGACCCCCGGCCCCATCGCGGTGGCCAACCTGCTGGGCGCCGATTTGGGTTGGGTGATCCTGTTCGGCATCGTCGCCGGTTTGCCGGCCATGGCCATCGCCGGCCCCTGGTTCGGGCGCTGGATCGCCCAACGCATCCATGTCGGGGTGCCCGATTACATGCAACTGACCCCTAAAGATCCGGATCGGGAACTGCCGTCGTTCCTGACCGTGGCCGGCATCATCCTGGTGCCGCTGGCGCTGATCCTGGTCAATACCGTCACCAACGTGATGTTGCCGAAGGACGATCCGATCCGGCTGGTGCTCGGCTTCGCCGGCCATCCCTTCGTCGCCCTGCTGATCGCCACCCTGCTGGCCTTCACCCTGCTCGGCACCCGCCGCGGCTTGACCCGCGACGAGGTCCAGAACATCGCCACCAAGGCATTGGAACCGGCGGGCATCATCATCCTGGTCACCGGCGCCGGTGGCGTCTTCAAGCAGATCCTGATCGACTCCGGCGTCGGCAAGGTGCTGGGCGACATGATGGCCGGTTCGCCACTGCCGCCCATCGTGCTGGCGTTCGTGATCGCGTCCCTGGTGCGGGTGGCGCAGGGCTCGGCGACGGTGGCCATGATCACGGCGGCGGGCCTGATCACGCCCCTGGTCGCGACCTTGCACCTGCAAGGTCCGGTTCTGGGTCTGCTGGTGATCGCCATCGCCGCCGGCGCGACCATCCTGTCCCACGTCAACGACTCGGGCTTCTGGCTGGTCAACCGCTACTTCGGGCTGGACGTGAAGGACACGCTGCGGTCGTGGACGGTGATGGAGACCCTCATCGCCTTGGTCGGTTTCGCGGTGGTCTTCGCGATCGGCCTGTTCATCCACTGACGGACGGTTCCTGGAGGCGCTCATGACTCGTGAAACTACGGTGGTGATCGGCGTCGATATCGGCACCACCAGCACCAAAGCGGTAGCGTTCGACATCGGGGGGCGGGTGATCGCTCACCACGCCGTCGAGTATCCGCTGCTCACGCCGACCCCGGCGGCGGCGGAACAGGATCCGGAGGAAATTTACCGGGCCGTGTTGACCGCCATCCAGGCGGCCGTGCGCAAGGCCGGCGTTCCGCCCGGCGACGTGACGTGCGTGGCCTTCAGCGCCGCTATGCACAGCGTGATTGCGGTGGACGCGGACGGTCGGCCGCTCACGCGCAGTCTCACCTGGGCCGACAGCCGGGCGACCGACTGGGCCGAGCGCATCAAACACGATTGGGGTGGGTTGGCGATTTATCAACGCACCGGCACGCCGATCCATCCCATGTCACCGCTCGCCAAACTGGTCTGGCTGCGGCGCGAACAACCGGAGGTGTTCACCCGCGCCGCGCGCTTCATCGGCATCAAGGAGTATGTGTTCTTCCGACTGTTCAAACGCTACGTGGTGGATTATTCCATTGCCTCGGCCACCGGTTTGTTCAATCTGTCCCAACTGGACTGGGACGCCGAAGCCCTGAAAGTCGCTGGTATTACCCGCACGCAGCTTCCCGAACCCGTGCCGACCACCTTCCACCTGGCCGGACTGGAGCCGGAACTGGCGCGGGAACTCGGCCTGTTGCCCACCACCCCGTTCGTGGTGGGCGCCAACGATGGCGTGCTTTCCAATCTGGGGGTCAACGCCATGGGGCCGGGCGAGGTCGCCGTCACCATCGGCACCAGCGGCGCCATGCGCACCGTGGTGGACCGACCGGTGACCGATCCGTCCGGGCGCACCTTTTGCTATGCCCTCACCGACCGGCATTGGGTGATCGGCGGGCCGGTGAATAATGGCGGTATTGTGTTTCGCTGGGTGCGCGACGAACTGACAGCGTCCGTGGTGGAAACGGCCCGACGGCTGGGCATCGATCCCTACGAAGTGCTGACCCGGATCGCCGAGCGGGTCACGCCCGGCGCGGAGGGCTTGCTGTTTCATCCTTATCTGGCCGGCGAACGCGCGCCCCTGTGGAACGCCAACCTGCGCGGTTCCTTCTTCGGGCTGGCCATGCACCATCGCAAGGAGCATCTGATCCGCGCCGTGCTGGAAGGCGTGATTTTCAACTTGTACAGCATCTTGCCGGCGGTGGAAGCGCTGATCGGTCCCACGCAAACGATGAAGGCTACCGGTGGCTTTGCCCGGTCCGGTCTGTGGCGGCAAATGATGGCCGACATCTTCAATCGCGAGGTGGTGGTGCCGGAGAGCTTCGAAAGCTCCTGCCTGGGCGCGGCCGTGCTGGGACTCTACGCGCTGGGTCGTGTCGATTCCCTGAACGTCATTGCCGACATGGTGGGTGCGACCCATCGTCATGCACCGATCGCGGGCCACGTCGCGATTTACAGTCGGCTGCTGCCGATTTATCTCAGCATCCCGACCAAACTCGAAGCGGAGTACCAGGCCATCGCCGCTTTCCAGCGGGAACGATCCGTAACCGGAACGACGACGGGCGTCGCGTCGCCCCCTCTGACTCAGGAGCTCTGATCATGACCCTACATCCCATCGTGGCGGCGGTCACCGACCGCATTCGCCAACGTAGCACGGCGACGCGATCCGCGTATCTGACACGACTGGAACACGCTCGCGCCAACGGCCCGGTCCGCAAGCGCCTGTCCTGCACCAACCTGGCGCACACCTTTGCCGCCTCCGACGTGAACGACCAAGCCGTCTTGCGCGAGGCGCGCTGGCCGAACCTGGCCATTGTCTCCTCGTATAACGACATGCTATCCGCGCATCAACCGCTGGAGCGGTTTCCTGCCCTGATCAAGCAGGCGGCGCGGGAAGCCGGGGCGGTGGCGCAATTCGCCGGCGGCGTGCCGGCCATGTGCGACGGCG is a window from the Gammaproteobacteria bacterium genome containing:
- a CDS encoding gluconate transporter, which encodes MLTAVAGIFLLLFLVMKVKLHAFVALLLASLLVGVTAGMPLTGVIESIQKGMGGTLGFVAVVVGLGAMFGQMLEVSGGAERLAQTLLQRFGEDKAQWSLGLTGFLVAIPVFFDVGFIILVPLVYGLARKTGRSLLYYGIPLLAGLAVTHSFVPPTPGPIAVANLLGADLGWVILFGIVAGLPAMAIAGPWFGRWIAQRIHVGVPDYMQLTPKDPDRELPSFLTVAGIILVPLALILVNTVTNVMLPKDDPIRLVLGFAGHPFVALLIATLLAFTLLGTRRGLTRDEVQNIATKALEPAGIIILVTGAGGVFKQILIDSGVGKVLGDMMAGSPLPPIVLAFVIASLVRVAQGSATVAMITAAGLITPLVATLHLQGPVLGLLVIAIAAGATILSHVNDSGFWLVNRYFGLDVKDTLRSWTVMETLIALVGFAVVFAIGLFIH
- the gntK gene encoding gluconokinase; translated protein: MTRETTVVIGVDIGTTSTKAVAFDIGGRVIAHHAVEYPLLTPTPAAAEQDPEEIYRAVLTAIQAAVRKAGVPPGDVTCVAFSAAMHSVIAVDADGRPLTRSLTWADSRATDWAERIKHDWGGLAIYQRTGTPIHPMSPLAKLVWLRREQPEVFTRAARFIGIKEYVFFRLFKRYVVDYSIASATGLFNLSQLDWDAEALKVAGITRTQLPEPVPTTFHLAGLEPELARELGLLPTTPFVVGANDGVLSNLGVNAMGPGEVAVTIGTSGAMRTVVDRPVTDPSGRTFCYALTDRHWVIGGPVNNGGIVFRWVRDELTASVVETARRLGIDPYEVLTRIAERVTPGAEGLLFHPYLAGERAPLWNANLRGSFFGLAMHHRKEHLIRAVLEGVIFNLYSILPAVEALIGPTQTMKATGGFARSGLWRQMMADIFNREVVVPESFESSCLGAAVLGLYALGRVDSLNVIADMVGATHRHAPIAGHVAIYSRLLPIYLSIPTKLEAEYQAIAAFQRERSVTGTTTGVASPPLTQEL